Genomic DNA from Armatimonadota bacterium:
CGAGCGCACGTGATCGAACTCCTTGGCCGACGACGGAGGTGCTGGTGTGATCACGTCGGCATCCGCCAGTTCCCGATGTTCGGCCATGAGAGACAGTATTAGTTCGACCAGCGGTTGCAGCGCCGAGCGATCCTGACGGTACTTCAGGCGGTATGCTAGCTCGCCGATCTTGCTCCGCGCCCACTGGTCCCCGCTGAACCCGCTGTGGAATCCGAGCGCCCAGCCGACTTCCCACGGCCCCGCAAGCGGTTTGGGATGTGCCCGGGAGAGGTAGCTTGCTACAGAACGATGCGCGTCTCCCTCCGGTCTCAACGGCCTCTCGGGCAGGGCGAGGCTGATCGGCCGGCGTTCCCTGAGCGCCGTCATCCCGAGCGGAGTCAACTTCAGCACAGGAAGCGTGCCGCCGATCATCCGGATATACCCCTCCGAGATCAACTCGTCCGCGAGATTCCTTATGACCGACTGGGGTATCCCGGACAGCTTGCCGTAGTTCGGATTGAGGTTGTGGCCGAACTGCAGGATGTCGGCTGCGCGCGACCCGGCCAGCACCTGCGCGAGCTTCGACCGGCCGAGGTCCCGCGACGCCCGGTCGAGTGCGTCCAGAATGATCAGTGCGATCGTGTGGCCCTCATCGGTCGGATCGTCGTAGTCATAGACGGTCGCCTGCTTCCCGATGCAGTTGTCGCAGCAGGACGGTGCGTCTGCAGGCTCCCGATCGCCGAAATGCGCCAACAGTATTCGGCGCCTGCACGATCCCGACTCCGCGTATGAGACCATCCGCGACAACTGATCCAGCCTGTGCTCTCTGTGCTCGGCCGCCGCTTGATCCACTTCACTGAGAGCCTTCTCGTCCCACGGGTTGCACCGAAGCAGCATCCGCGTTCCCGAATCGCCGAGCCGCTGGATCATCCCTGCCGACTCCAACTGCGCGAGTGCCAGTTTCACCTTCACGTCGCGCAGACCCGTCCTGAGAGATATGTCCTCCTGCGCGAGCCAGCCCTCGGGTCTCGCGGCGGCGGCCGCCGCTCCGTAGACCACCCAAAGCTCGTCCCAGCCCGGCGAGTCCTGGCTGATGAACCACTCGTGGAGGGCGCGGTCTTTGGGAGAGTAGATCAGGGCCGCCTTCGCGGGTTCCCCGTCCCGGCCTGCCCGTCCGGCTTCCTGATAGTACGCTTCAAGCGCTCCCGGCACCGTGTGGTGGATCACCATCCGCACATCCGCGCGGTCAATCCCCATCCCGAAGGCGTTCGTGGCCGCCACCGTCCTTAGCCGCCCCGCCATGAAATCCGTCTGCACCTCGGTCCGGGCGTCCGACTCCATTCCTCCGTGATACGGACGCGCCTCGGTCCCCGCCGCCGAAGTCATGAAGTCCGCCAGTTCCTCGGTCTCGCGGCGCGTGCCCGTGTAGACGATCAGCGATCCGTTCTTGCGCTCGGACAGTAGGCTGTGAAGCACTCTCAGCTTGGCTTCCTCGTCGGCCGCATAGCGGACGACGAAGGTCAGGTTGGGGCGGTTGAAGCCGGTGATGATCTTCTCGCAGGGTTGCAGTCCCAGCGCTCTGACGATATCGGCCTGCACCGCCGGAGTGGCCGTCGCAGTCAGAGCGGCCGTGGTGGGATTGCCGATCCGGGCACGGGCGGCCCCGATCTGTAGGTAGTCGGGCCGGAAATCGTGCCCCCAGTGAGAGATGCAGTGAGCCTCGTCCACCGCCAGCAGGGATATCTGAGTCCGCGCCAGCGCCTCCATGAACTGCGTGCTTCTCAGCCGCTCGGGGGCAACGTAGACCAGCCGATACCGCCCGGCCTCCATGTTTCGCGTTCTCTGAACCTGCTTGTCGGGGGCGACCGTGCTGTTGATGAGAGTGGAGTGGATGCCCTTCTTGTTGAGGCCGGTCACCTGGTCGCGCATGAGTGATATCAGCGGTGAGATCACCAGCGTCGTTCCGGGTAGTTGCAGAGAGGCCAGCTGGTAGATCAACGACTTCCCCGCGCCGGTCGGCATCACGACCAACGCGTGCCTCGCCGCCAGCAGGTGCTTGATCGCCTCCTCCTGACCGGGGCGGAAGGAGTCGAAGCCGAATGCCGAACTCAGGGCTCCGCGCAGGTCTTCCGTCATTCGCTCTGTCCGAGAGCGGCGGGCGCTCGCGACTTTCCGGCGAATCCCGCCAGCGCGATGATAGTCAGCAGGTAGGGGAGCATCAGCATGAACTCCGAAGGAATGACGATCCCGCCGATCGCCTGCCCCTGAAGCCGCATCTGGAGCGCATCGAAGAACCCGAAGAAGAGAGCTGCACCCGCCGCGCCGTATGGCGTCCACCTGCCGAAAATGACGGCCGCCAGCGCGATAAACCCCCGGCCGCCCGACATGCCCTCCGTGAACATGTTGAGCTGTCCGAGCGAGAGGTAGACCCCCGCCAGGCCGCCGAGGATTCCGCTGCAGGTGACTGCCGAGTACCTGACCAGGGTGACCCTGATGCCCACGCTCTGCGCCGCCTCGGGATTCTCGCCCGCTGATCGGATGCGCAGTCCGAGTGGAGTGGCGAACAAGACGAAGTTCAGACCGACGATCAGCATGATCGCGAGGTAGAAGAGCGCATTCTGGTTGCTCAGTATCGGGCCGACGAGGGGGATGCGCCACTCCGGCATACCGTTGACCGACGGCGACCCGCCGACGCTCTTCATCACGTAGCGCAGGATGTAGGTCGTCAGCCCGAGCGCGAGGATGTTGAGCGCCACGCCGCTCACGATGTGGTTCAGCCGCATCTTCTGGGTGAGCAGTGCGTGAGTTAGTCCCAGGAGTCCGCCTGCCGCCATGCCGAGGAGCACGCCGACCCACGGGTTGCCGGTCAGCATCGAGCCGAGCATCCCGAAGAACGCGCCCACGAGCATCATCCCCTCGAGCGCGATGTTGACGACGCCCGACCGCTCGGAGAGGACGCCTCCCAGCGCGGCGAGCACCAGCGGCGTCGCCAGCCTCAGCGTGCTTCGCATCAGTTCGGTGTCTAAGATGTCACCCATGGTCCCCTCTCTCAGGTTCACCGTTGCCCTGCCGAGCCCCTCCAGTCACCCTCGTTGTTGGCCGCTCTTCCCGCCGCGGTC
This window encodes:
- a CDS encoding RecQ family ATP-dependent DNA helicase, producing MTEDLRGALSSAFGFDSFRPGQEEAIKHLLAARHALVVMPTGAGKSLIYQLASLQLPGTTLVISPLISLMRDQVTGLNKKGIHSTLINSTVAPDKQVQRTRNMEAGRYRLVYVAPERLRSTQFMEALARTQISLLAVDEAHCISHWGHDFRPDYLQIGAARARIGNPTTAALTATATPAVQADIVRALGLQPCEKIITGFNRPNLTFVVRYAADEEAKLRVLHSLLSERKNGSLIVYTGTRRETEELADFMTSAAGTEARPYHGGMESDARTEVQTDFMAGRLRTVAATNAFGMGIDRADVRMVIHHTVPGALEAYYQEAGRAGRDGEPAKAALIYSPKDRALHEWFISQDSPGWDELWVVYGAAAAAARPEGWLAQEDISLRTGLRDVKVKLALAQLESAGMIQRLGDSGTRMLLRCNPWDEKALSEVDQAAAEHREHRLDQLSRMVSYAESGSCRRRILLAHFGDREPADAPSCCDNCIGKQATVYDYDDPTDEGHTIALIILDALDRASRDLGRSKLAQVLAGSRAADILQFGHNLNPNYGKLSGIPQSVIRNLADELISEGYIRMIGGTLPVLKLTPLGMTALRERRPISLALPERPLRPEGDAHRSVASYLSRAHPKPLAGPWEVGWALGFHSGFSGDQWARSKIGELAYRLKYRQDRSALQPLVELILSLMAEHRELADADVITPAPPSSAKEFDHVRSLADALGARLGIPVRSAISRTRETEPQKEMRSLAQKKANVAGAFDAADDVKDKRVLVLDDFYDSGATLEEISRALRRAGAQRIAVLTLTRTIHTDA
- a CDS encoding ABC transporter permease: MGDILDTELMRSTLRLATPLVLAALGGVLSERSGVVNIALEGMMLVGAFFGMLGSMLTGNPWVGVLLGMAAGGLLGLTHALLTQKMRLNHIVSGVALNILALGLTTYILRYVMKSVGGSPSVNGMPEWRIPLVGPILSNQNALFYLAIMLIVGLNFVLFATPLGLRIRSAGENPEAAQSVGIRVTLVRYSAVTCSGILGGLAGVYLSLGQLNMFTEGMSGGRGFIALAAVIFGRWTPYGAAGAALFFGFFDALQMRLQGQAIGGIVIPSEFMLMLPYLLTIIALAGFAGKSRAPAALGQSE